The genomic window CGTTAAGCGATTAAGGGAGAGAGTCGGTCATAAGCCGGGTTCTGTTCTCCACAGCAGCACTGCTGCTGGAAGGGTGGTTATCTATCTGGGACGCCTGTTACCAGACGCCTCAAGCGGTTTTAAAACGGAATCGGAAAAAGACCAACCGTGATTCCCTACCTTGCTCCCAACCGGGGTTTACCGAGCCAGCGCCTCTCGACGCTGCTGGTGCGCTCTTACCGCACCTTTGCACCCTTACCGAGACAATTAAAAATTATTCATTTTGCATTTTTAATTTTTAATTTTCCCGGCGGTATCTTTCTGTGGCACTATCCTCACGGTCGCCCGCACTGGGCGTTACCCAGCAAGTCTGGTCTTTCGGGAGCCCGGACTTTCCTCAGACTCACACGAACGGCAAATCTGCAACCACCTGCGCCTACTCTCTCCCGTTCTTCAGTGTGGCATATTCAAGAGCCTTAGAGAGCGAATTCTCGCGTTTGAATTCTCACTTTGCCGATGGAGTTTCCAGGAAAAATTGAAGACCCCCGCCTAAATTTCGATTATCCTGAATAAAGGGAATGATTTACGTAACTTAATAATTCTGCTGGTTACTGGACTTATGAGATGCATCATCAACCGCCGCGCTCAGTTTTCGGCGAGCCACCGTTATTGGCTGCCAGAACTGAGTCAAGCGGAGAATACACAAGCGTTTGGTCGCTGCACTCAATCGCCCGGACACGGACACAACTACGTTTTGTTTGTCTCTCTTGCCGGGGATCTGGATGAGTATGGCATGGTGCAAAACTTGTCGGAAGTCAAACGGGTGATTAAACAGGAAGTCACCAGCCAGCTAGACTTCTGTTATCTCAACGATGTTTGGTCAGAATTTCAACAAACCCTGCCCACTACAGAAAACATCGCGCGGGTGATTTGGCAACGTCTGGCACCCCACTTACCGCTGGTAAATATTCAATTATTTGAACATCCCGAACTCTGGGCTGACTATCAAGGAAACGGAATGGAAGCGTATCTGACAATTGGTACCCACTTTAGCGCCGCTCACAGACTGGCTCATCCGAACCTGAGCTACGAAGAAAACTGCGAGATTTATGGCAAATGCGCTCGTCCCAACGGTCACGGGCACAACTACCATTTGGAAGTAACAGTTCAAGGCGAAATTGATCCGCGCACGGGCATGGTTGTGGATTTAGGAGCCTTAAATAAGGTCGTGGAAGATTATGTACTTGAGCCGTTTGACCATACTTTCCTGAACAAGGATATCGCCTATTTTGCCCAAGTTGTTCCTACGGCTGAGAATATTGCCATTCATATCCGAAATCTTTTGCAAGAGCCTATCCGGGAACTGGGAGCAAAGTTGCATAAGGTCAAACTGGTTGAAAGTCCAAATAATTCGTGTGAAGTGTACTGTACCGAAACCGTTCAAGACTCAGTGGGAATTCAAGAGAGCGATCGCACTCTAATGCCTGTATCTCCTTGAAGTTTTAGTTGGGAGACGCAAATTGTTAGGGAATGCTGGGAACAAACCCGCTAGCAATTTGCGTCTACTGAAGTCCTAAGCAGCATTCGTCCAGTGGCAAGCAGGGGTGGCATTCCAACACTTGGCTCGATAACTTGTAAAATTTTTTGAAAAATTTATTCAAAGCATAGAAGGTTAACAAGCTGATCCGGGAACACTAAAAAGAGATGACCTAGCTTTATACCGAAAGTCGGTGCTAAGCGAATCAAGGTGTTAAGAAAAATATATGGATCGCCGCGTTAACCATCACAACAGCCAGCATGAGGGCGACCTACCTGAGGAGGAACGCATCACCGTGGTTCCTCCTACAGAGATTAGCGCTCATCGCCAATATGTGCCAACAATCGATAATTATACGAAGGGAGAAGCTGACCGACTGCTGGAGCAAGGTGCCCAGCAGCACCAAAATGGTCAATTTGAGGCGTCGCGACTCTCTTTTCATCAAGCCCTCACAGTCTACTACGAACTTCAAGACCAGAGAGGAGCAGGAAGAACTCTTGGCAATTTGGGGCTAGTCTACTATGCCTTAGGAAATTTTGCCAAAGCGGTTGAGTATTCTGAGCAAAGTTTAGCGATCGCTCAAAGTATCAAAGATCAGCGATTGGAAAGTCAGGCGCTGGGAAATATCGGCAATTCCTACCGTCACTTAGGCAACCATGCCAAAGCCATTGAGTTTCAGCAACAAAGTCTGCTAGTCGTGCGGGAACTGAAAGACTTGAGTGCAGAGGTGGCGGCGCTGAACAATCTTGGACTGGCTTACAAGGCACTGGGAGACTACTCAGCAGCGATTGAATACCAGCATCAGAGTTTGATCGTCGCGCGGGATCTTCAAGATCAGGAGGCAGAGGGTCAGATCCTGAGAAATTTGGGAAATGCTTGCTACGCTCTGGGAGACTATGTCAAAGCGATCGCTTACTATAAGCAGCGTTTAGCACTCGTGCAGCAGACGGGAGATCACCGCATTGAGGTACAGATTCTGAGAAATCTGGGGAATGCTTGCTACGCAATCGGGGACTACTCGGCAGCAATTGGCTACGGAGAGCAACGCCTAGCGATCGCTTCGGAAACTGATGACCTCCGCTCCCAAGAGCAGGCACTTTCGCATTTAGGAGTGGCTTACGAGGCATTGAGCAACTACGCTAAAGCAATTGAGTATTACGAACAACGCTTGAGGATAGCGCGAACCCTCCAAGACAGCCGAGTAGAAGGGCAGGCTTTGGGAAGTCTCCGAGTGGCTTGCTATGCTTTGGGCGATTACGCCAAAGTGATGGAGTACGACCAGTAGCATTTAATTAAAAATAAAAATTCATTAAGGCAATTTATGTATTGCCGAGAGCTTAGTTGTGCCCGAAAAGCTTACTAGCTATATTTTTCAGCTTTAGTTTTTAATTTATATCCGTACAGCCTAGATTGAGCTAAAAAGTTTTTTAATTTTTAATTTTTAATTTTCTCCAGCTACGTCCCGCTTTTGGGAGATGCATGGAGACTGCTCGCCCGATTATTACTAAGTTTTAACAGAAAAATTCTGGACTCAGCGAAGTCACCTTGGGGTGTCTGATAATATGGGCAAGAGGAAATCACCCCGCAATTGTACCCAGCTATCTTGCCTAAACGATACACAAGCATACCTAAAACAACGATATGGAGGATATAGACACCATGCAAACTGATTATTCCGCCCCAGACACCGAAAAAACCCAGGTAGAAGTGAAAATTGACGCCCCAGGCGAATTGGCAGCGCTACCCCCAGCCACGCAATCAACGGAAAAATGGCAGCAAATTGGAGAGCAAATTTCCGCATTTTTCGCAGAACTGCCAGAATATTTGGGTGAGTTCTTCTCGGAGTACCAGCGCCCTCTGACTACTGTGGGTTTAATATTAGCTGGCATCATCACCGTGAAGGTGACACTAGCGGTTCTGGATGCACTCAATGATATTCCCCTGCTAGCGCCGACCTTTGAACTGGTGGGAATTGGCTACTCAGCTTGGTTTGTGTACCGCTACTTACTCCGAGCCTCTAATCGTCAGGAGTTGTCCGAAGAGTTTAAAACCCTCAAGGCGCAAGTGGTTGGCGGGGATTCCACTAACTCGTAACTTACTCATTTCCACACAGCTTTCCGCACAGCATTGTTGCCTTGCTTCTCTAATGCTCTGATTTAGGGGTAGCACACCCGTGCCTGCCCCTAATGATTTGGGTCAGCAAACTATCGGCAACTAACTGTCAACGCTGGCTAGAAAGCGCGTATGCGCCTAACTTGATGACTGATTTAATATTTCCAAGCGAGTCGAATCACAAAATATCATGGTGGAAGACTCGCAGTGATTGAATCTCTGCCACTAGGTCGGAGATAGGTTTGGGGTTTGGTAGTTAAATTTACCAGCAATGATTACCAGCCATAACGAATTATTCGAGTTCGCTGGGTGTTTCGTCGGGTGTAAAGTGATCTATTGGCATAATTGTCTCGCTCATTTCCGCTCCACTTAAATCGGCTCCGTTCAAATCGGTTTCACTTAAGTCGGCTTGACTCAAATTCGCCTTAATTAAGTCGGTTCTATTCAGATTTACGCCAATGAGTAGAGCGCTACTCAGGTTAGCTTCACACAAGATTGCATCGCTGAGGTTGGCATAGCTCAAGTTTGCCCTTCTCATATCTGCGCCAGTCAGATTTGCGCCGGTTAAGTTAGCTCCAGTTAGCTCAGCTCCAATCGGTTCAGTTTTCACTAGCCTTGTACCAATCAGTCTGGCTTTATCAAAATTCGCCCCGATCAAGTCAGCACCTGTTAGGTCAGCACCTGTTAGGTCAGCACGACTCAAGTTTGCCCCACTCAGGTCAGCACCTGTTAGGTTTACCCCTCGCAGATTGGCTCCGGCTAGGTTAACTCCCTCTAGAATCGTTTCGCTAAAATCGACCTGAGGCAGGTTGGCTCCTTCCAGATTTGCCGCCTTCAAATCTAACTTCCGGAAATCGCGTTCTCCAGCGGCATATCGCGTTAAAACCTCATCCCCATCCATTTCTATTGCCTCTAAATTGCTTCCGGTTAGCGTGGACTTAAAAATTTTGGATTTTAGATTGATTTTCGATAAATTGCCAATCTAAAATCTGGCTAGCGATCGCGTACAGCCCTTTGGGCATGAAAACAGCGAAGCGAGGCGTTAGCCCAGCGCTGACTTATCAGTTTGTTACTCGTGCGTGGCTGCATTTGGCATGATGGCACCAGTCATATCGGCGTCACGGAAATTGACCCGATTTAGATTAGCGTCAATTAGAACCGCTTCAACGAGAATCGCTCCAGTCAGGTTTGACCAGCATAGTTTTGACCTGTACAAGTTAGCTCCAGTGAGATTCGCTCCTCGCAGAGTCGCCCAACTCAAATTAGCTCCCCTCAGATTTGCCTTAATCAAGATGACATTGGTTAGATTCGTTCCGCTCATCTTGGCACGGCTCAAGTCTGCTCCAGTAAGATTCGCTCCAATGGCACTGGCTCCATTTAAAATAGCGTTTGCTAAGTTGGCTTTCTCCAGGTTGGCTCCAATTAGGATGGCATTCGTTAAGTTAGCACCTTCCAGCACAGCTCCAATCAAAGTAGCATTCGTCAAGTTACTTCGACTCAGGGGCGCATCAATCAGTTTGGCTCCAGTCAGATTGGCATCGCGAAGAATTGTCTCGCTCAAAAGAGCGTGACTCAGATTAGCCCCGGCGAGGTTGGCTCCGCTGAGATTGGCAGCTCGCAAACTTGCTTCAGTCAGAATCGCTTCGCTCAGGTTGACGTCAATCAGGCTAGCGCCGATAAGATTTGCCTCACTGAGGTTGGCGCGGAGAACGGCTCCATTTAGATTTGCCTCGCGTAGGTTCACTCCGATGAGGTATGCCCCAATTAGATTTGCTTCTCGCAGGTCTGCTCCCCGGAGGTTGGCTTCGCTGAGGTCAATTCCCATCAGGTCTGCTCTCCGCAGACTTACCTCGCGAAAATCTCTTTCGCCTTCTGCATAGCGCCGTTTCAGTTCATCGGCATCCATCTAGACCTCCCTTCAGGGTAATGCCGCTACAGTCATTAGGGATGGGGTTCAAACCCTCTCCTAGAGAGGCAGGGAAATAGCGATCGCAGTCTATGCCAAGAGCTGCCCACGGATGGGATAACAGACGCTCAAAGCCAAAAATAAAGGTTGTAATCGATGATTTGGATCGATACACAACCATGACACGTTGAGACAGGAGGTTACACTCCCTAACCCTTGAGTGTGTAAAACCTCCTGGGTACATAGGTAGAGCGAACATTTGTTTAGATCCTTCACTTCGAGCGGGACTCAAAAACGGTGGAACTCGCGTTTGGAGCCTGGGTCAGTTTCATGATTGGACATTCAGTGTAGATGCTTGAGCGAGTTTGCCTGTTGGATACTAGAACCAGTAACCGTGAGGTCGAGAGAGCCTACACTATAACCGTAAGGTTAAGTGTGGGATCAAGTCACTATGCTTCACCGTGCCTAAAATTTCATTGGAGGCGTTGCGATAGCGTACAGCCCTTTGGGCATGAAAACAGCGAGGCGTTAGCCTATCGCTGATTAAGTCAGTTCGCGCCTTTTCTATTAAAGATTTACAAGGGTGGAAACTCCTAGATAATCCTTAGAGCTAGAGTGCAAAATCTCGCTACTGAATCTTATTCCTAGCTTGAGCGATCAACTCCGCCCAATTAAATCTAATTGTTACAAAATAGCTGCCAGGTGGTAGCTGTCAGCGGGTAGCTCTTTGACAGGAAGATTCCTGTAATCTAGTTATATGGAGAGACCTTGTCTCAAACGCCAACTAGCAAAGAGAATAGCCGATCCACCGAAAAGCAATCTTAAGGACAGAGAATGCCGGAGAATTTGAGAAGCCAAGTCGTAACCCAAGGCGTACAGCGATCGCCCAACCGGGCTATGTTACGTGCTGTTGGTTTTGGAGATGAGGATTTTACGAAACCCATTGTGGGAATTGCCAATGGGTACAGCACCATTACCCCCTGCAATATGGGGTTAAATGATTTAGCGAAACGGGCTGAAGCTGGGGCAAAGGTGGCTGGGGCGATGCCTCAGATGTTCGGTACGATTACCATCAGCGACGGCATTTCGATGGGCACCGAAGGGATGAAGTATTCCCTGGTGTCGCGGGAGGTGATTGCCGACTCGATTGAGACTGTCTGTAACGGGCAGAGTATGGATGGAGTGCTGGCAGTTGGGGGCTGCGATAAGAATATGCCGGGAGCGATGATTGCGATCGCTCGGATGAATATTCCGGCTATTTTCGTTTATGGCGGTACGATTAAACCGGGGCATCACAACGGGCGCGATTTGACGGTTGTGAGTGCCTTTGAAGCGGTGGGGCAACACAGCGCTGGAAAAATTGACACCAATGAGTTGCTGCAAGTAGAAAGCAAGGCTTGTCCGGGTGCCGGTTCTTGCGGCGGGATGTATACCGCTAATACGATGTCTTCTGCTTTTGAAGCGATGGGAATGAGCTTGCCTTATTCTTCCACAATGGCAGCAGAAGATGCTGAGAAAGCAGAAAGTGCTGAGAAATCTGCTCTTGTCCTGGTAGAGGCAATCAAAAAACAACTTTTACCGCGACAGATTGTTACCCGAAAAGCGTTTGAGAATGCCATTTCTGTAATTATGGCAGTGGGCGGTTCTACGAATGCGGTGCTGCACTTAATCGCGATCGCTCATACAATTGGCGTCGAATTATGCTTGGATGATTTTGAAACGATTCGCGCCCGCGTTCCGGTTTTGTGCGATCTCAAGCCTAGCGGTCAGTATGTCGCCACTGACCTCCACAAAGCCGGTGGAATTCCCCAAGTGATGAAGATGCTCCTGGTAAAAGATTTGCTACATGGGGATGCCCTGACTATCACCGGACAAACCATTGCTGAAGTCTTGGCAGATGTCCCAGAACAGCCCCGCGCTGACCAAGATGTTATCCGTCCCTGGGATAACCCGATGTATGCTCAAGGACACCTAGCCATCCTGAGAGGCAATCTGGCAACGGAAGGGGCTGTTGCTAAAATTACTGGCGTCAAAACCCCTTCAATAACAGGCCCAGCGCGGGTGTTTGAATCTGAAGAAGCTTCCTTAACAGCAATTCTGGCTGGCAAGATCAACCGTGGAGATGTCTTGGTGATTCGCTACGAAGGCCCCAAGGGGGGGCCGGGAATGCGAGAAATGCTGGCTCCCACTTCTGCCCTAATTGGTGCAGGATTAGGGGATTCTGTCGGCTTGATTACCGATGGACGCTTCTCTGGTGGGACTTACGGCATGGTTGTCGGTCACGTAGCCCCAGAGGCGGCTGTAGGAGGCACGATCGCTCTCGTTGAAGAAGGCGATACGATTACAATTGATGCACGCGATCGCCTGTTACACCTTCATGTATCCGATGAAGAATTAGAACGTCGTCGCGCTGCTTGGCAACCGCCTAAACCGCGTTATACAACTGGCGTACTGGCAAAATATGCCAAGTTAGTCTCTTCTAGCAGTGTCGGTGCCGTGACGGATTTAGGCTTGGGTTGAGAACAGTCTTTAACTGTTAGATAAACAAAAAAATGAAGTGTAAAAGAAGAAACCTGGAGTTTCTATTTATACTTCATTTTTTTATAACTTTTAACGAAGATTAACAATAATGAACAGCGATAAACTTCCTCCTGGCAGGATGGGATTGCCAGTGCTTGGCGAAACACTTGCGTTTGTGTTCGACCCCAAATTTATCAAAAAGCGCTATCAGCAATATGGCTCTATCTTTAAGAGCCATGTTATTGGCAAACCTACAGTTTTTATGGTTGGACCGGAGGCAGCGGAATTCGTCCTCTCTAGCCACATGGATTGTTTTTCGTGGCGTGAGGGATGGCCTGACAATTTTAAAATGCTGCTGGGCGAATCACTGTTTGTGCAAGATGGCGAGGAGCATCGTAGAAATCGCCGCCTGATGATGCCAGCTTTGCATGGCGCAGCGTTAGGAAACTACGTCGCCACAATGGAGTCAATTACGCAAAGCTATCTCCAAAAATGGCAGCAAAAACAGGAATTTACCTGGTTTGATGAGTTCAAACAGCTAACGTTTGATATCGCTAGCCAATTGTTGCTGGGTACCAATCCGGGGGCGGAAGGTGTTCGGTTGAGCCAGTTGTTTACAAGACTAACAAATGGGCTGTTTGCCATCAATCCGCTGCCTTTACCGTTTACGCAGTTTGGGAAAGCGATCGCGGCTCGTAACGAAATCTTAGAACATTTGAGCAAAGTGGTGCGCGATCGCCAGCAACATCCGACTAAAGACGTTCTCAGCCTTTTATTACAAGCTAAGGATGAAGACGGTAACGGCATGAGCGAAAAGGAAATCCGCGCCCAAGCAATGCTGTTACTCTTCGCTGGGCATGAAACGACTACTTCAATGCTGACTTGGTTGTGCCTGGAGTTAGCCCGTCACCCAGAGGTGCTGCAACGCGCCAGGGAAGAACAGCAGCAGCTTGCGTCTAGGGGAGGGGTGAATTTAGAACAATTGGGGCAAATGCCCTATCTAGATCAAATTCTCTGCGAGATTGAACGACTGCATCAGCCCGTCGGGGGTGGTTTTCGCGGTGTCGTCAAACCCTTTGAATTTAATGGCTTTCAGGTTCCAGTTGGGTGGCAGGTGGTGTACTCGATTATCGGGACTCACCAACTCGCAACGGTTTATCCCGAACCAGAGCGTTTCGATCCAGACCGCTTTAGCCCCCAACGGCAAGAACACAAGCAGCGTCCCTTTAGTTTAATTGGTTTCGGTGGTGGGCCACGAATTTGTATTGGAATCGCATTTGCGAAAATGGAGATGAAAATTGTAGCTGCCCACTTACTACGCGGTTATCAGTGGGAACTATTACCGAATCAACGCTTAGATTCAGTAGAAGTTCCTACCAGCCACCCAAGAGATAAGCTGCGGGTTCGGTTTCAACCGTTGCAAGTGCTATGTGAAACATAGGTGTGACGCGATCGCACTTGTTCTGGAAAGCGATAACATCACGATTGAGGAACCAAAGGCTATAGAAGAACAAACGTCGCAAAAAGCGTTTTCCTCTGATAGTGCTATGTCTAATCCCATTCAAACAGCGATCGCTTCTTCTATCAATGAGTGGCTGCAAGCTCACCCCTCAGTCTTGCGGCTACTTCAGGTATTCATCTGGGCGACGAATCACCCAGTTGTTAGCTTAGTTATTTTGGTGTTCGTGGTAGCGATCGCTGGGAGCTTAATCAAAGCTGTCGGTCGCTTAATTGAAACAACTAGCTTATCAATATTGAAAGCTCCTTTTAAGCTAATTCAGCTCTTATTTGGAGTTAGTTTTCAATCAATTTCCAAGTTTGGAGGCTTAGCTTTCAAACAGTTAACGGGTACTAAGAACGCTGAAATCCCAGCTTTACCAGATTCTAATTCTCAGCCAATTGAGCCAGATAAACAGCAACGACTGGCAGAAATTGCTTCTAGGCTAGAAGCGATTCAAAAAGAGCAGAACGAGCTGTTACAAGAAGTGGCAACAATCCTCGGTTCTGACAAAGTTGATATAGAAGTTTGAAATAATAGAAAGCGCAACGATACGCTCTCTCTTCCTTTGCGTACCTTTGTAATTCCCTTAGCGTACCTCTGCGTAAAAAAAAACTGCCTCGACTAGGAGACAGCTTTTTAAACAACTGGGCAGGCAAGATGCCCACCCAGAGCGAGAATTAGTAGTCGAAGTCGCCGCCCATACCAGCGCCAGCGCCAGCAGGAGCGCCATCTTTTGGCTCAGGCTTGTCAACCACGATGCACTCGGTTGTCAGCACCATACCAGCGATAGAAGCGGCATTTTGCAGAGCGGAACGAGTTACCTTGGCGGGGTCAACGATACCAGCTTCAAACATATCGACGAACTCATTCGTCGCGGCGTTGTAGCCAACATTGAAGTCCTTCTCTTTGACGCGCTCAGCAATGACAGCGCCATTCTGACCGGCGTTCTCAGCAATCCGCTTCAGAGGAGCAGCCAAAGCACGAGAAACAATCATCGCACCTGTCAACTCTTCATTCTTCAAGTTGGCAGTTGCCCACTCTTCCAACTGAGGAGTCAGGTGAGCCAAAGTTGTGCCACCGCCAGGAACGATACCTTCTTCCACAGCAGCTTTAGTAGCGTTGATGGCATCTTCCAGACGCAGCTTGCGGTCTTTCATTTCGGTTTCGGTAGCCGCGCCCACTTTGACGACGGCGACGCCACCAGCCAGCTTAGCTAGACGCTCTTGCAGCTTCTCGCGGTCGTAGGAAGAATCGGTTTCGTCCATTTGACGGCGGATTTGCTCACAACGAGACTTCACAGCAGCTTCATTACCTTCAGCGACAATTGTGGTGTTGTCCTTGGTGATGTTGATGCGGCGAGCTTTGCCCAGCATTTCTAACCGGGTGCTTTCCAGCTTCAGACCAGCATCTTCAGTGATCAGCTGACCGCCGGTGAGAACAGCAATGTCTTCCAGCATTGCTTTGCGGCGATCGCCAAAACCAGGAGCCTTAACAGCAGCCACATTCAGCACACCCCGCAGGCGGTTAACCACCAGGGTTGCCAGCGCTTCTTTCTCGATGTCCTCAGCGATAATGATCAGAGGACGACCAGCACGAGCGACTTGCTCTAGAACGGGCACTAAGTCTTGGACAAGCGTGATTTTCTTGTCAGTCAGCAGGATGAAAGGCTCTTCTAGAACTGCTTCCATCCGCTCCATGTCGGTAGCGAAGTAGGGAGAGATGTAGCCTTTGTCAAAGCGCATCCCTTCGGTGATTTCTAGTTCGGTGGTCATGGATTTCCCTTCTTCCAAGGAAATAACGCCTTCCTTGCCCACCTTGTCCATCGCTTCGGCGATCATCCGACCAACTTCTTCGTCGTTACCAGCAGAGATGGTTCCAACTTGAGCGATCGCTTTGGAATCTTCTACTTGTTTGGCGTGTTCTGCAATTCTTTCCACCAGGAAGCCAGTGGCTTTGTCAATCCCACGCTTCAGGGAAATTGCGTTTGCACCCGCAGCAACGTTTCTCAAGCCCTCTTTTACAATTGCGTGAGCGAGAACGGTTGCAGTCGTGGTGCCATCACCAGCAGCATCATTGGTCTTAGAGGCGGCTTGACGAATTAAAGCCACACCTGTGTTTTCAACGTGATCTTCTAATTCAATTTCTTTGGCAATGGTGACACCATCATTCACGATTTGTGGTGCGCCAAACTTCTTCTCTAGTACCACGTTGCGGCCTTTAGGGCCGAGAGTGACAGCCACTGCTTCAGCTAGGATGTCCATCCCTTTTTCCAGGGCGCGACGAGCGTTTTCGTTGTAAATAATGCGCTTAGCCATAGTTCCTCAGTTGTTTTGAGTTTTGAGTTTTGAGTTTTGAAGGAGTGTTGAGCGTTGAGTTTTGAGTGTTGAGTTAAGCAGATGTGTTTAACCGGGAACTCTCAACTCAGAACTCATAACTTTATGAAACGACTGCTAAAATGTCCTTCTCTGAAAGCAGAACATACTCTTCTGTGCCGAGTTTGATGTCTGTGCCAGCGTACTTGGAGTAGAGAACCTTGTCGCCCACAGAGACTTCCAACTCAACACGAGTGCCTTTGTCATCGCGCTTGCCAGGTCCCACAGCGACGACTTCCCCTACTTGGGGCTTTTCTTTGGCATTATCAGGAAGAAGAATTCCACCAGCGGTTTTCTCTTCAGCAGCGCTCACTTTTACAAAAACGCGATCGCCTAGTGGCTTAACAGTGGATACGCTTAGAGATACAGCTGCCATACAAACTTCGCTCCTATTACAGGTTTGACTCAAGACACACGATTAATTTGTTGAGAATTAGCACTCTCAACCTCTGAGTGCTAATTTAGCCCAACCAGTGTGCGATCGCAACAAAATTCTTTGTACGGGTTCCCGAACTTGTCCGGTTGCCGCAAAAGTCACGTAGAAATACTCAAGACAAAGGATGGTTAAATCCATTGGGATGGCATAGCGCGATCGCACTCAATCTGCTAAAAAAAATTGGAGCCGCTAAAATCTCCTAAAAACGGGACATCTCGCTTCTTCCAAGGAAATCAAATAAATAATGACTGAAAACACAGTGGCTGAGCCTAGCCCTGAAATTCCGGAAACTTGCCAAGCACCAGACCCAGATGCTCTCTCCGCTTGTGTGCAGGCCTTGGGACTCAATCAAATTCAGCGCCACGTCTTCATCTGTGCCGATCCAACCCTACCTCAGTGCTGCTCTAAGGAAACCAGCTTAGAATCTTGGAATTACTTGAAAAAGCGACTTAAAGAGCTAAAACTAGACAAGCCTTCCGACAAAAGCCCTCTTTGCATTTTCCGCACCAAAGCAAACTGTCTGCGAGTTTGCTCCCAAGGTCCAATTCTCGTTGTTTACCCAGATGGTGTTTGGTATCGTGGAGCGACTCCTGAAATCATTGAGCGGATTATCCAAGAACATCTGATAGGTAA from Coleofasciculus sp. FACHB-1120 includes these protein-coding regions:
- the groL gene encoding chaperonin GroEL (60 kDa chaperone family; promotes refolding of misfolded polypeptides especially under stressful conditions; forms two stacked rings of heptamers to form a barrel-shaped 14mer; ends can be capped by GroES; misfolded proteins enter the barrel where they are refolded when GroES binds), translated to MAKRIIYNENARRALEKGMDILAEAVAVTLGPKGRNVVLEKKFGAPQIVNDGVTIAKEIELEDHVENTGVALIRQAASKTNDAAGDGTTTATVLAHAIVKEGLRNVAAGANAISLKRGIDKATGFLVERIAEHAKQVEDSKAIAQVGTISAGNDEEVGRMIAEAMDKVGKEGVISLEEGKSMTTELEITEGMRFDKGYISPYFATDMERMEAVLEEPFILLTDKKITLVQDLVPVLEQVARAGRPLIIIAEDIEKEALATLVVNRLRGVLNVAAVKAPGFGDRRKAMLEDIAVLTGGQLITEDAGLKLESTRLEMLGKARRINITKDNTTIVAEGNEAAVKSRCEQIRRQMDETDSSYDREKLQERLAKLAGGVAVVKVGAATETEMKDRKLRLEDAINATKAAVEEGIVPGGGTTLAHLTPQLEEWATANLKNEELTGAMIVSRALAAPLKRIAENAGQNGAVIAERVKEKDFNVGYNAATNEFVDMFEAGIVDPAKVTRSALQNAASIAGMVLTTECIVVDKPEPKDGAPAGAGAGMGGDFDY
- the groES gene encoding co-chaperone GroES, with amino-acid sequence MAAVSLSVSTVKPLGDRVFVKVSAAEEKTAGGILLPDNAKEKPQVGEVVAVGPGKRDDKGTRVELEVSVGDKVLYSKYAGTDIKLGTEEYVLLSEKDILAVVS
- a CDS encoding ferredoxin, translating into MTENTVAEPSPEIPETCQAPDPDALSACVQALGLNQIQRHVFICADPTLPQCCSKETSLESWNYLKKRLKELKLDKPSDKSPLCIFRTKANCLRVCSQGPILVVYPDGVWYRGATPEIIERIIQEHLIGNKIVQEYTFLVHPLPKPYTVT